In Anaerobacillus isosaccharinicus, one genomic interval encodes:
- a CDS encoding YpzI family protein produces MGKDRQEKKLRESGKVEADRDQSLSYGGATKLEGPESARKRQR; encoded by the coding sequence ATGGGAAAAGATCGCCAAGAAAAAAAACTGAGAGAGTCAGGAAAAGTAGAAGCGGATCGTGATCAAAGTTTGAGTTATGGTGGGGCTACTAAATTAGAAGGGCCAGAGTCAGCAAGAAAGCGACAACGCTAA
- the fni gene encoding type 2 isopentenyl-diphosphate Delta-isomerase, producing the protein MKALERTSRKIEHIDHTLQLSSKERAHHSFDDIQFVHQSLPNIDVDNVVIHTNVGELFLSSPIFINAMTGGGGERTISINRSLAKMAKKFNMAMAVGSQMAAIKDKNERATFEVVREENPSGIVISNLGSEATVAEAKEAVEMVNADALQIHLNVVQEIVMPEGDRHFSGALDRISEIVENLEVPVIVKEVGFGMSKETATKLANVGVNVIDVGGSGGTNFAKIENLRRDHALDLFNDWGIPTAAAICEVKTSQPFLSVIGTGGIRTGLDIAKAISLGCSAVGVAGLFLKDLHQNGSEGLESTVERLHYELKMVMTVLGIKKIDDLRKVPLIISGETFHWLKQRGIPTKNYAQRVYPH; encoded by the coding sequence GTGAAAGCTTTGGAAAGAACTTCAAGGAAGATCGAACATATTGACCATACATTACAACTTTCTTCTAAAGAAAGAGCACATCATTCGTTTGACGATATTCAATTTGTTCATCAAAGCTTACCTAATATTGATGTTGATAATGTAGTAATTCATACAAATGTTGGCGAACTGTTTCTTAGTTCGCCCATTTTTATCAATGCAATGACAGGTGGCGGCGGTGAAAGAACAATAAGTATCAATCGTTCCTTGGCTAAAATGGCAAAAAAATTTAATATGGCTATGGCTGTTGGTTCTCAAATGGCAGCTATTAAGGATAAAAATGAACGGGCAACCTTTGAAGTTGTTCGAGAAGAAAATCCTTCTGGGATCGTTATTAGTAATCTTGGTAGTGAAGCGACAGTTGCCGAGGCAAAGGAAGCAGTTGAGATGGTTAATGCTGACGCACTCCAAATTCATTTGAATGTTGTTCAAGAAATTGTCATGCCTGAAGGAGATCGTCACTTTTCAGGAGCGTTAGACAGAATAAGTGAGATTGTAGAAAATCTTGAAGTTCCAGTAATTGTTAAAGAAGTCGGCTTTGGTATGAGTAAAGAAACAGCAACAAAGCTTGCCAATGTTGGTGTAAACGTGATCGATGTAGGGGGATCTGGAGGAACGAATTTCGCCAAAATCGAAAATCTCCGTAGAGACCATGCACTTGACCTTTTTAATGATTGGGGAATTCCAACAGCGGCCGCAATTTGTGAAGTGAAAACATCACAACCATTTCTTTCTGTCATCGGTACAGGAGGAATTAGAACGGGCTTAGATATAGCAAAAGCAATTAGCTTAGGCTGTTCAGCTGTAGGTGTGGCCGGACTATTTTTAAAAGATTTACATCAAAATGGTTCTGAAGGATTAGAGTCTACCGTTGAACGATTACATTACGAGCTTAAAATGGTCATGACTGTTCTTGGGATAAAGAAAATTGATGATTTAAGAAAAGTTCCACTTATCATAAGTGGAGAAACATTCCACTGGTTAAAACAAAGAGGAATTCCGACTAAAAATTATGCCCAAAGAGTATACCCGCATTAA
- a CDS encoding DUF5359 family protein produces MRNYLKRFEALIIKVTFMQFLFLILSQALLYKKELSPYLSRTIFSEGVFLEYAMKTMETLDQLSTIWYYI; encoded by the coding sequence ATGAGAAATTATTTAAAAAGGTTTGAAGCACTTATCATTAAAGTTACTTTCATGCAATTTTTGTTTTTAATTTTATCCCAAGCCCTTCTATACAAAAAAGAACTATCGCCCTATTTAAGTAGGACGATTTTTTCGGAAGGAGTCTTTTTAGAATACGCAATGAAGACGATGGAAACATTAGACCAACTTAGTACAATATGGTATTATATTTAA
- a CDS encoding cell wall hydrolase, which yields MNKTVKTIPLLITICFMALSTLIHASQVSAFSDQIIQRGATGDDVVELQSRLQYIGFYNETIDGVYGWGTYWAVRKYQDEFGLEVDGLVGPKMKAMLEKSTDFDYEWVHKQFHEGRKFTHYGKTPKEIQSGPEGSRIPPLEQARRQQQPGQTPAARTPEGTPTPGTPAVPGETPTPGTPAVPGETPTPGTPAVPGETPTPGTPAVPGETPAPGAPAVPGETPAPGAPAVPEGEPVPGEEAPEQEADEEDGPNIEEAINTPAGFSENDIRIMAQAVYGEARGEPYIGQVAVAAVIMNRIASPTFPNTPSGVIFEPRAFTAVADGQIYLEPNETARRAVLDAINGQDPSGNALYYFNPDTATSGWIWTRPQIKKIGKHIFCK from the coding sequence ATGAATAAAACCGTAAAAACAATTCCTCTTTTGATCACGATATGCTTTATGGCATTGTCGACTTTAATTCATGCATCACAAGTAAGCGCCTTTTCAGATCAAATCATTCAGCGTGGTGCTACTGGCGATGACGTTGTCGAACTGCAATCAAGACTTCAATATATTGGTTTTTATAATGAAACCATTGATGGAGTATATGGGTGGGGAACTTATTGGGCAGTTAGAAAGTATCAAGACGAGTTTGGTCTTGAGGTAGATGGTCTTGTTGGACCGAAAATGAAAGCTATGTTAGAAAAAAGTACAGATTTTGATTACGAATGGGTTCATAAACAATTTCATGAGGGTAGGAAGTTTACTCACTATGGTAAAACTCCAAAAGAAATTCAAAGTGGTCCAGAGGGTAGTAGAATTCCACCATTAGAGCAAGCAAGACGTCAACAGCAGCCGGGACAAACGCCGGCAGCCAGAACACCTGAGGGAACACCAACACCAGGTACACCAGCAGTTCCAGGAGAAACACCAACACCAGGTACACCAGCAGTTCCAGGAGAAACCCCAACACCAGGTACACCGGCAGTTCCAGGAGAAACCCCAACACCAGGTACACCGGCAGTTCCAGGAGAAACCCCGGCACCGGGAGCACCGGCAGTTCCAGGAGAAACCCCGGCACCGGGAGCACCAGCAGTGCCTGAAGGTGAACCTGTTCCTGGAGAAGAAGCACCTGAGCAAGAGGCAGATGAAGAAGATGGACCAAATATTGAGGAAGCCATTAATACGCCGGCAGGATTTTCTGAAAATGACATTCGTATTATGGCTCAAGCAGTTTATGGAGAAGCGCGTGGTGAACCTTACATTGGTCAAGTTGCAGTAGCGGCCGTTATTATGAATCGGATTGCTAGTCCAACGTTTCCAAACACGCCTTCAGGAGTAATTTTTGAACCGAGAGCTTTTACTGCAGTTGCTGATGGACAGATCTATTTAGAGCCAAATGAAACAGCGAGAAGAGCTGTGTTAGATGCAATTAATGGTCAAGATCCATCAGGCAATGCTTTGTATTACTTTAACCCAGATACAGCAACATCAGGTTGGATTTGGACAAGACCGCAAATTAAGAAAATTGGGAAACATATTTTCTGTAAATAA
- the ypeB gene encoding germination protein YpeB, producing MVRTILLAILGVAVVSTAFWGYQEHQEKNSILIKAENNYQRAFHDLTYNLDQLHDEIGATLAMNTKNQLSPSLADVWRLTSMAQLNLGQLPLTLMPFSKTEEYLFKVGNFSYRNAIRDLENEPLSESEYETLQSLYEQSGEIQREMRKVQSMVLDENLRWMDVELALASEDEPLNNAVVNGFHIVNEKVGGFSEVEWGADMPQLQTNDEALSESLNGDEITAEEAKEIALKFCELENVEAEVEETGDGLAYDAYTVMINDPEHEANIFMDISKKGGHPIWLLQDRQIGEVSISLNEASDRAKELLEKNDINDMQLVDSKQYNAVGVFNFAYLKDNVRVYPDTIIIEVSLQDGEIIGYEASAYLTNHRDREVPEPAITKEEAIESLNPSLEVMEHHVAVIKNDLGEEVLTYEFFGVINNDTYRIFINAENGHEERVEKLDNAEPVYRSA from the coding sequence ATGGTTAGAACGATATTATTAGCTATACTTGGAGTAGCTGTTGTTTCTACAGCATTTTGGGGTTATCAAGAACACCAAGAGAAAAATTCTATACTAATTAAGGCGGAGAATAATTACCAAAGAGCGTTCCATGACTTAACATACAACTTAGATCAACTCCATGATGAAATCGGAGCGACACTTGCCATGAATACGAAAAATCAACTTTCCCCTTCGTTAGCTGATGTGTGGAGATTAACATCTATGGCACAGTTGAATCTAGGGCAATTACCATTAACGTTAATGCCATTTAGTAAAACGGAAGAGTACTTGTTCAAAGTTGGAAACTTTAGCTATCGAAATGCAATTAGAGATTTAGAAAATGAACCATTATCTGAAAGTGAATATGAAACATTACAGAGTTTATATGAGCAAAGCGGTGAAATTCAAAGGGAAATGAGAAAAGTCCAGTCAATGGTTTTAGATGAAAACTTACGCTGGATGGACGTAGAATTGGCCCTTGCCTCTGAAGATGAACCACTGAATAATGCAGTTGTTAATGGTTTTCATATTGTTAATGAAAAAGTTGGAGGATTTAGCGAAGTCGAATGGGGCGCTGATATGCCACAATTGCAAACGAATGATGAGGCCTTAAGCGAGAGTTTAAACGGCGATGAAATTACTGCGGAAGAAGCAAAAGAAATCGCCTTGAAATTCTGTGAGTTAGAAAATGTTGAGGCAGAAGTAGAAGAAACAGGTGATGGACTAGCCTATGATGCTTACACAGTAATGATTAACGATCCTGAACATGAGGCAAATATCTTTATGGATATTTCTAAAAAAGGTGGTCATCCAATTTGGCTTCTACAAGATCGTCAAATCGGCGAAGTAAGTATAAGTTTAAATGAGGCTTCAGACCGTGCTAAAGAGCTACTAGAAAAGAATGATATTAATGATATGCAACTTGTAGATAGTAAGCAATATAATGCAGTGGGCGTATTTAACTTTGCTTATTTAAAAGATAATGTAAGGGTATACCCTGACACGATTATTATTGAGGTTTCTTTACAAGATGGAGAAATTATCGGGTATGAAGCTTCAGCTTACTTAACGAACCACCGTGACCGCGAAGTACCAGAACCGGCAATTACAAAGGAAGAAGCGATAGAAAGCTTAAATCCTTCTTTAGAAGTTATGGAACACCATGTCGCTGTAATTAAAAATGATTTGGGCGAGGAAGTCCTAACGTATGAATTTTTTGGAGTAATTAACAATGATACGTATAGAATTTTTATAAATGCTGAGAATGGCCATGAAGAAAGAGTAGAAAAACTTGATAATGCAGAACCAGTATATCGGTCTGCGTAA
- the metH gene encoding methionine synthase: protein MKYQSFQNRLQNYILVLDGAMGTMLQNKNLTAEDFGGEEFEGCNEYLNITAPDVIQDIHEAYLEAGADIIETNTFGATNIVLADYDLQHLAIELNQKAAEIAKIAVEKFSTEAWPRYVAGSMGPTTKSLSVTGGATFEDLIEAYEQQAYGLLLGGVDLLLIETSQDTRNVKAAYIGIEKAFEKLAIRVPLMISGTIEPMGTTLAGQNIEAFYLSIEHMKPVVVGLNCATGPEFMQDHLRSLASLSSTAVICFPNAGLPDEEGHYHESPEMLARKLKQFAQKGWLNVVGGCCGTTPEHIKAIREAVEGLKPRQLAGEHPHALSGIEPFIYDETMRPLLVGERTNVIGSKKFKVLIKEGKFEEASEIARAQVKKGAHIIDICLADPDSEEVCDMENFLPYVVNKVKVPLMIDSTDEKVLEKALTYCQGKAVINSINLEDGEERFESVVPIIHRYGAAVVVGTIDEIGMAVTAERKLEVALRSYDLLVSRYGVRPQDIIFDPLVFPVGTGDEQYIGSAKATVEGIRLIKEKLPQCLTILGVSNVSFGLPPVGREILNSVFLYHCTQAGLDYAIVNTEKLERFASIKEEERILAEKVLFETADEVLAEFTAFYRGKKKEDKKPLLNLTLEERLQSYIIEGTKEGLVPDLELALQKYETPLAVINGPLMAGMDEVGKLFNNNELIVAEVLQSAEVMKASVQFLEQFMEKKDDNGKGKILLATVKGDVHDIGKNLVEIILSNNGFKVVNLGIKVTSNQLIEAIKKENPDAIGLSGLLVKSAQQMVLTATDLKEQQISIPILVGGAALTRKFTETKIQQQYGGNVLYAKDAMNGLELANQLFHKDGTKIKVLAKPEIEVSENAQLEENVELEDEVIPSRSDVSTNHKVAIPSDLKKRTFLDYRLSHIKPYINIQTLLGKHLGLKGKVERLIREGNEKAVQLKEKTDELFQEIVENEWLKARGVYQFFPAQSEGNDIIIYDPNDYSKEIERFTFPRQRKAPHLCLADFIRPKESGEIDYVGFFVVTAGLGVRELSTEWKEKGDYLRSHLLQALALELAEAFAEHLHHLMRNSLGIPDDPDLTMQDRFSARYQGVRVSYGYPACPELADQKKLFGLLNPVEIGIELTEEYMMDPEASVSAMVFAHPEGRYFNVE, encoded by the coding sequence ATGAAATATCAATCATTTCAAAACAGACTGCAAAATTATATCTTAGTGTTAGATGGTGCGATGGGAACAATGCTTCAAAATAAAAACTTAACAGCTGAAGATTTTGGTGGCGAAGAGTTTGAAGGTTGCAATGAGTACCTAAATATAACCGCACCTGATGTAATCCAAGACATTCATGAAGCTTATCTAGAGGCCGGTGCGGATATTATTGAAACGAATACGTTTGGCGCCACTAATATAGTTTTAGCTGATTATGACCTGCAACATTTAGCGATCGAACTGAACCAAAAGGCTGCTGAAATTGCTAAGATAGCCGTAGAAAAGTTTTCAACAGAAGCGTGGCCTCGTTATGTAGCAGGTTCTATGGGACCGACAACAAAATCGTTGTCAGTGACAGGAGGAGCAACATTTGAAGATTTAATTGAAGCCTATGAACAACAAGCCTATGGCCTTTTACTTGGTGGCGTTGATCTTCTCCTAATTGAAACGAGTCAAGATACTAGAAACGTCAAGGCGGCTTATATAGGTATTGAAAAAGCATTTGAAAAACTAGCAATCAGAGTACCATTAATGATTTCAGGAACGATTGAACCGATGGGAACTACACTAGCAGGACAAAACATCGAAGCCTTTTATCTATCAATTGAACATATGAAACCTGTTGTTGTTGGCCTGAATTGTGCTACAGGACCTGAATTTATGCAAGATCACCTTCGTTCACTAGCAAGTCTCTCTTCAACAGCTGTCATTTGTTTTCCAAATGCCGGATTACCAGATGAAGAAGGCCATTATCATGAATCACCTGAAATGTTAGCACGAAAGCTAAAGCAATTTGCTCAAAAAGGGTGGTTAAATGTCGTCGGTGGGTGCTGTGGAACAACACCGGAACATATTAAAGCAATTCGCGAAGCAGTAGAAGGCCTAAAGCCAAGGCAACTTGCAGGCGAGCATCCCCATGCACTCTCTGGGATAGAGCCGTTCATTTATGATGAAACAATGCGCCCTCTTTTAGTTGGGGAACGAACAAACGTTATTGGTTCGAAAAAATTTAAAGTCTTAATCAAAGAAGGTAAATTTGAAGAGGCTTCAGAAATTGCCCGAGCACAAGTGAAAAAAGGGGCGCACATTATTGATATCTGTTTAGCTGACCCTGATAGTGAAGAAGTCTGTGATATGGAGAATTTTTTGCCATACGTTGTAAATAAAGTGAAGGTTCCACTAATGATTGATTCAACTGATGAAAAGGTTCTTGAGAAAGCTTTAACCTACTGTCAAGGAAAAGCAGTAATCAACTCGATAAACTTAGAGGATGGCGAAGAAAGGTTTGAAAGTGTTGTTCCGATTATTCATCGCTACGGAGCAGCAGTTGTTGTAGGAACAATTGATGAAATAGGTATGGCGGTAACGGCAGAACGAAAACTTGAAGTTGCGTTAAGATCGTATGACTTGCTTGTGAGCCGCTACGGTGTAAGACCGCAAGATATTATTTTTGATCCACTTGTATTCCCAGTTGGAACCGGTGATGAACAATATATTGGCTCTGCTAAAGCTACAGTAGAAGGAATTCGTCTGATTAAAGAAAAGCTTCCACAATGTTTAACAATTTTAGGTGTAAGTAATGTCTCGTTTGGACTTCCTCCTGTCGGCCGAGAAATTTTAAATTCTGTGTTTCTTTATCATTGTACACAAGCAGGACTTGACTATGCGATTGTCAATACTGAAAAGCTAGAACGTTTTGCTTCAATAAAAGAAGAAGAACGAATTTTAGCTGAAAAAGTTTTGTTTGAAACAGCTGATGAAGTATTAGCTGAGTTCACCGCTTTTTATCGTGGTAAAAAGAAAGAAGATAAGAAACCACTACTGAACTTAACGTTAGAAGAACGTCTCCAAAGCTACATTATCGAAGGAACAAAAGAAGGGTTAGTCCCAGATCTTGAACTAGCACTACAAAAGTATGAGACCCCTTTAGCGGTTATCAATGGTCCGTTGATGGCTGGAATGGACGAGGTAGGTAAGTTGTTTAATAATAATGAGCTTATTGTTGCAGAAGTTCTACAAAGTGCTGAAGTAATGAAAGCTTCAGTACAATTTTTAGAACAGTTTATGGAAAAGAAAGATGATAATGGTAAAGGAAAAATTCTCCTAGCTACTGTTAAAGGTGACGTTCATGATATTGGAAAAAATCTAGTTGAAATTATTTTAAGTAATAACGGTTTCAAAGTTGTTAATCTTGGCATAAAAGTTACGTCAAACCAATTAATTGAAGCGATTAAAAAAGAAAATCCGGATGCAATAGGTTTGTCAGGTTTATTAGTGAAATCTGCGCAACAAATGGTGTTAACTGCAACTGATTTAAAGGAGCAACAAATTTCGATCCCGATTTTAGTCGGTGGAGCAGCTTTGACAAGGAAATTTACTGAAACGAAAATTCAACAACAATATGGTGGGAATGTACTTTACGCAAAAGATGCAATGAATGGTTTAGAACTAGCTAATCAGCTTTTTCACAAAGATGGAACAAAGATAAAAGTACTTGCAAAACCAGAAATTGAAGTTAGTGAAAATGCTCAATTAGAAGAAAATGTTGAACTCGAAGATGAGGTAATACCAAGTCGCTCAGACGTTTCAACAAATCATAAGGTCGCTATTCCAAGTGATCTGAAAAAACGTACATTTTTAGATTATAGGTTATCGCATATTAAGCCATATATTAATATTCAAACCCTGTTAGGAAAACATTTAGGTCTAAAAGGGAAGGTGGAGCGTTTAATAAGGGAAGGAAATGAAAAGGCCGTCCAGTTAAAAGAAAAAACAGATGAGTTGTTCCAAGAAATTGTAGAAAATGAATGGCTTAAAGCTAGAGGGGTTTATCAATTTTTTCCTGCTCAATCAGAAGGAAATGATATCATCATTTATGATCCAAATGACTATTCGAAGGAAATTGAACGGTTTACGTTTCCTCGTCAAAGAAAAGCCCCACATTTATGTTTAGCAGACTTTATTCGCCCAAAAGAAAGTGGGGAAATTGATTATGTTGGTTTTTTTGTTGTTACAGCAGGATTAGGGGTTAGGGAATTGTCTACCGAATGGAAGGAAAAAGGAGACTACTTAAGAAGTCATCTTCTTCAAGCATTAGCTCTAGAATTAGCAGAAGCTTTTGCAGAGCATCTACACCATTTAATGAGAAATTCACTTGGAATACCTGATGATCCAGACCTTACTATGCAAGATAGATTTTCAGCACGGTACCAAGGAGTTAGGGTATCGTATGGATATCCAGCTTGCCCTGAGCTAGCAGATCAGAAGAAACTCTTTGGACTATTAAACCCAGTGGAAATTGGGATTGAATTGACAGAGGAATATATGATGGACCCAGAAGCGTCTGTATCTGCAATGGTTTTTGCCCATCCCGAAGGACGATATTTTAATGTGGAATAA
- the rpsA gene encoding 30S ribosomal protein S1 has translation MSEEMNFEMAEVKTFTEGEVVTGTITKVEDKVAFVSVGYKVDGMIPISELSSLHIEKANEAVSVGEELQLKVIKVTDEEIVLSKRAVQEVKAWEDLQQRFEKGEVFEAQVADVVKGGLVVDVGIRGFVPASLVERHFVEDFSDYKGKTLRLKVAEIDKDNNKLILSQRAVLDEEVESQKKLAVERLKPGQIVEGTVQRLTNFGAFVDIGGVDGLVHISQIAHQRVETPSELLNEGDKVKVKILSIDLDNGRISLSIKDTLPGPWQELAEKIKAGDVIEGEVKRLVSFGAFVEIVPGIEGLVHISQIANRHIATPSEALKEGDVVKAKVLDVNVAEKRISLSIRDLLEAEERADIPTEQYERDEESGGFSLGDVIGEQLKKFK, from the coding sequence ATGTCAGAAGAAATGAATTTTGAAATGGCTGAAGTGAAAACTTTTACAGAAGGTGAAGTTGTAACTGGAACGATCACAAAAGTAGAGGACAAGGTGGCGTTTGTGAGCGTCGGTTATAAGGTAGATGGGATGATCCCGATTAGCGAACTTTCAAGCCTTCATATTGAAAAAGCTAATGAGGCTGTAAGCGTTGGAGAAGAACTTCAATTAAAAGTAATAAAGGTAACAGACGAGGAAATCGTATTATCGAAGCGAGCAGTTCAAGAAGTAAAGGCTTGGGAAGACTTACAACAAAGATTTGAAAAAGGTGAAGTATTTGAGGCTCAGGTTGCTGATGTCGTTAAAGGCGGCTTAGTAGTTGACGTAGGGATTAGAGGGTTTGTCCCAGCTTCTTTAGTTGAAAGGCATTTTGTTGAAGATTTTTCTGATTATAAAGGAAAAACATTAAGATTGAAAGTAGCAGAAATAGATAAAGATAATAATAAGTTAATCTTATCGCAACGTGCCGTTTTAGATGAAGAAGTAGAATCTCAAAAAAAATTAGCTGTTGAACGATTAAAGCCAGGGCAAATTGTCGAAGGTACCGTTCAACGCTTAACAAATTTTGGTGCTTTTGTTGATATTGGCGGCGTAGATGGATTAGTACATATTTCTCAAATTGCTCATCAACGTGTTGAAACACCTTCAGAGTTACTTAATGAAGGTGACAAAGTTAAGGTCAAAATTCTTTCGATAGATCTTGATAATGGTCGAATTTCCTTATCGATTAAAGACACATTACCAGGACCTTGGCAAGAGTTAGCAGAGAAAATCAAGGCTGGAGATGTTATTGAAGGAGAAGTGAAACGCCTAGTTTCATTTGGCGCTTTCGTTGAAATAGTTCCTGGTATTGAAGGTCTTGTGCATATATCACAGATTGCCAACCGTCACATTGCAACGCCTAGTGAGGCTTTAAAAGAGGGTGATGTTGTGAAGGCTAAAGTGTTAGATGTAAATGTTGCTGAAAAGCGGATTTCTCTAAGCATTCGTGACCTTTTAGAAGCAGAAGAAAGGGCCGACATTCCAACTGAGCAATATGAACGTGATGAAGAATCTGGTGGTTTCTCTCTAGGAGACGTCATTGGAGAGCAATTAAAAAAGTTTAAATAG
- the cmk gene encoding (d)CMP kinase, giving the protein MENKINIAIDGPAGAGKSTVAKLVAEKLEFIYIDTGAMYRALTLKAIENKVDLKNEKELTNLLTNTTIELTTTARVFLDEEDVSEQIRSLEVTNSVSFVASHSSVRFEMLDRQRSMAQNGGTVMDGRDIGTAVLPNAQVKVFLSASVDERARRRYEENVAKGFSTNFEQLKQEIALRDKRDSERETAPLKKAKDAIEIDTTHLSIDEVVSSILLIVAERT; this is encoded by the coding sequence ATGGAAAATAAGATTAATATAGCTATCGATGGACCGGCAGGTGCCGGTAAAAGTACAGTAGCAAAGTTAGTAGCTGAAAAACTTGAGTTTATTTACATAGATACAGGCGCTATGTATCGAGCACTAACTTTGAAGGCAATAGAAAATAAAGTGGATTTAAAAAATGAAAAAGAACTTACAAATTTGTTAACAAACACAACAATCGAATTAACAACAACGGCAAGGGTTTTTCTTGATGAGGAAGATGTTTCCGAGCAAATTCGCTCTTTAGAAGTGACGAATTCAGTGTCATTTGTTGCCAGCCATAGCTCAGTACGGTTTGAAATGTTAGACAGACAGCGAAGCATGGCACAAAATGGCGGTACCGTAATGGATGGCCGCGATATTGGTACTGCAGTCCTACCTAATGCACAAGTAAAAGTATTCTTATCAGCAAGTGTTGATGAGCGGGCAAGACGTAGATACGAAGAAAATGTTGCTAAAGGTTTTTCTACTAATTTTGAACAACTAAAACAAGAAATTGCTTTAAGAGATAAGCGAGATTCAGAAAGAGAAACAGCCCCTTTGAAAAAAGCAAAAGATGCAATTGAAATTGATACGACACATTTGTCCATTGATGAAGTAGTTTCATCGATTTTACTTATCGTAGCAGAAAGGACTTGA
- a CDS encoding lysophospholipid acyltransferase family protein, producing MNLYSAGQALCRSYLSAFYDVEIIGKDNIPKDEGVLLCCNHIHLMDPPFLGSFIDRPVHYMAKAELFETPILKTLLPKLNAFPVKRGASDKQALRQGLKILKDKNVLGIFPEGTRSETGEIQKGLAGVGFFALKTDAKVVPSAIIGPYKLFQPLKVVYGKPLDFSELKESKVSSEEATNYIMEAIADLIREHNHK from the coding sequence ATGAACTTGTACAGTGCCGGACAAGCTTTATGTCGAAGCTATCTATCTGCTTTTTATGATGTTGAGATCATTGGAAAAGACAATATTCCGAAAGACGAAGGCGTTTTGCTTTGTTGTAACCATATTCATTTAATGGACCCTCCTTTCTTAGGTTCATTTATTGATCGACCAGTCCACTATATGGCAAAAGCAGAACTTTTTGAAACGCCAATTTTAAAAACGTTACTACCAAAGCTTAATGCCTTCCCAGTAAAGCGCGGTGCCAGTGATAAACAGGCTTTAAGGCAAGGGTTAAAAATACTGAAAGATAAGAATGTTTTAGGAATCTTTCCTGAAGGAACGAGAAGTGAAACAGGTGAAATACAAAAAGGGCTTGCTGGTGTTGGTTTTTTCGCGTTGAAAACAGATGCAAAAGTTGTACCTAGTGCAATTATTGGACCTTATAAACTATTTCAACCGTTGAAAGTTGTTTACGGAAAGCCGCTTGATTTTAGTGAACTAAAGGAATCGAAAGTTTCTTCAGAGGAAGCTACTAATTATATAATGGAAGCTATTGCTGATCTTATAAGAGAGCATAACCATAAATAA
- a CDS encoding flagellar brake protein — MLNIGDTIYLELEDGKDDEKQRFKCRLVDRVREFLFIDYPINDRTKKVGFFHDGTEFSASFIGKDQAVYLFQTQLLGRKKARIPMLVIKDPGKEKYIRIQRRQHVRVEASIDVAVHPKNDEFSPFVSVTGDISGGGIALVLPRVHKLPVGKNITCWLALQMQTGEIKYIQVNCHVIRIISTKDSPRDKASIQFIDINENDRQTIVRYCYERQLYLRKKGITE, encoded by the coding sequence TTGCTAAACATCGGTGATACAATTTATTTAGAATTAGAAGATGGAAAAGATGACGAAAAGCAACGGTTCAAATGTAGACTAGTGGATCGCGTTAGGGAATTTCTTTTCATAGATTATCCAATTAACGATAGAACAAAAAAGGTTGGCTTCTTTCATGATGGTACAGAATTTAGTGCGTCATTCATTGGGAAAGATCAAGCAGTATATTTATTTCAAACCCAACTATTAGGGAGAAAAAAGGCTAGGATCCCAATGCTCGTTATTAAAGACCCTGGGAAAGAGAAATATATTAGAATTCAAAGAAGACAGCATGTAAGGGTCGAAGCTTCCATTGACGTAGCCGTTCACCCGAAAAATGACGAATTCTCTCCTTTTGTCTCAGTTACAGGAGACATAAGCGGCGGCGGGATTGCCCTTGTCTTGCCAAGAGTACATAAACTCCCTGTTGGTAAAAACATAACGTGTTGGCTTGCATTACAAATGCAAACTGGTGAAATAAAATACATACAAGTTAATTGTCACGTCATAAGAATTATCTCAACAAAAGATAGCCCGCGGGATAAAGCGTCTATTCAATTTATTGATATTAATGAAAATGATCGACAAACAATTGTCCGTTATTGTTATGAAAGACAACTTTATTTAAGAAAAAAAGGAATTACAGAATAA